One window of Desulfarculus baarsii DSM 2075 genomic DNA carries:
- the tsf gene encoding translation elongation factor Ts, which yields MEISVADIKKLREKTNAGMMDCKKALTECGGDMEKAVDWLRQKGLSVAAKRADREALEGQVACYIHAGGKLGVMVEVNCETDFSAKTDEFSQFARDVAMHIAAVNPLCVSEEQLDPAVVERERAIYRQQALEQGKPEKILDKIIEGKMAKFVSESCLLSQAFVKDTDKTIADLLNELRAKTGENVQIRRFARFVLGEQA from the coding sequence GTGGAAATCTCCGTCGCCGACATCAAAAAGCTGCGCGAGAAGACCAACGCCGGCATGATGGACTGCAAAAAGGCCCTGACCGAGTGCGGGGGCGACATGGAAAAGGCCGTGGACTGGCTGCGCCAGAAGGGCCTTTCCGTGGCGGCCAAGCGGGCCGACCGCGAGGCCCTGGAAGGCCAGGTGGCCTGCTACATCCACGCCGGCGGCAAGCTGGGCGTGATGGTCGAGGTCAACTGCGAGACCGACTTCAGCGCCAAGACCGACGAGTTCAGCCAGTTCGCCCGCGACGTGGCCATGCACATCGCCGCGGTCAACCCGCTGTGCGTCTCCGAGGAACAACTGGACCCGGCCGTGGTCGAGCGCGAGCGGGCCATCTACCGCCAGCAGGCCCTGGAGCAGGGCAAGCCCGAGAAGATCCTCGACAAGATCATCGAGGGCAAGATGGCCAAGTTCGTCTCCGAGTCTTGTCTGCTCAGCCAGGCCTTTGTCAAGGACACCGACAAGACCATCGCCGACCTGCTCAACGAACTGCGGGCCAAGACCGGCGAGAACGTGCAGATCCGTCGCTTCGCGCGGTTCGTGCTGGGCGAGCAGGCCTGA
- a CDS encoding 1-deoxy-D-xylulose-5-phosphate reductoisomerase, whose translation MKKRLAILGSTGSIGQSTLDVVRRQAERFEIVSLTAASSVEALAAQAIEFRPKIVAVANQEAAGRLRALLPAGLRSLVAHGAEGYLEAAAGCGAQVVVSAMVGAAGLLPTLAAVKAGLTVALANKETLVAGGELVMAEAARGGATILPVDSEHSAIFQCLLAGAPEEVARLWLTASGGPFRQLDRQALAKVTPEQALAHPNWSMGPKITVDSATLMNKGLEVIEAHWLFDQPYDKIKVVVHPQSIVHSMVEFVDGNFMAQMGPPDMRLPIALALNHPRRLRAVGPSLDPGKLAALSFEEPDPERFPALGLACQAGRAGKAAPAVLNAANEVAVRRFLAGRLGFLDIASCVEAVLERHPGLPADSIGAILEADRWARAEARAWLDRRGS comes from the coding sequence GTGAAAAAGCGCCTGGCCATTCTGGGCTCCACCGGCTCCATCGGCCAAAGCACCCTGGATGTGGTTCGCCGCCAGGCCGAGCGCTTCGAGATCGTCAGCCTCACCGCGGCCAGCTCGGTGGAGGCCCTTGCCGCCCAGGCCATCGAGTTTCGGCCAAAAATCGTCGCCGTGGCCAACCAGGAGGCCGCCGGCCGCCTGCGGGCGCTGCTGCCGGCCGGCCTGCGCTCGTTGGTGGCGCACGGGGCCGAGGGCTATCTGGAGGCCGCCGCCGGCTGCGGGGCCCAGGTGGTGGTTTCGGCCATGGTCGGGGCGGCGGGGCTGTTGCCGACGCTGGCGGCGGTCAAGGCCGGGCTGACCGTCGCCCTGGCCAACAAGGAGACGCTGGTGGCCGGCGGCGAGCTGGTCATGGCCGAGGCCGCCCGCGGCGGCGCGACGATCCTGCCGGTGGACAGCGAGCATTCGGCCATTTTCCAGTGCCTGCTGGCCGGCGCGCCCGAGGAGGTCGCCCGGCTGTGGCTGACGGCCAGCGGCGGGCCCTTTCGCCAACTCGACCGCCAGGCCCTGGCCAAGGTCACGCCCGAGCAGGCCCTGGCCCACCCCAACTGGTCGATGGGCCCCAAGATCACCGTCGATTCGGCCACGCTGATGAACAAGGGCCTGGAAGTCATCGAGGCCCACTGGCTTTTTGACCAGCCCTACGATAAGATCAAAGTCGTGGTCCATCCCCAGTCCATCGTCCATTCCATGGTCGAGTTCGTCGACGGAAACTTCATGGCCCAGATGGGCCCGCCGGACATGCGCCTGCCCATCGCCCTGGCCCTGAACCACCCCCGGCGGCTACGCGCCGTGGGCCCCAGCCTGGACCCAGGCAAGCTGGCGGCGCTGAGCTTCGAGGAGCCGGACCCGGAACGTTTTCCGGCCCTGGGCCTGGCCTGTCAGGCCGGCCGAGCCGGCAAGGCCGCCCCGGCGGTGCTCAACGCCGCCAACGAAGTGGCCGTGCGGCGTTTTCTGGCCGGGCGGCTGGGATTTTTGGATATCGCCTCCTGCGTGGAGGCCGTCCTAGAGCGTCATCCCGGCCTGCCGGCAGACAGCATCGGCGCCATCCTGGAGGCCGACCGCTGGGCCAGGGCCGAGGCCAGGGCCTGGCTGGATCGACGCGGGAGCTGA
- the pyrH gene encoding UMP kinase yields the protein MARKAAYNRVLLKISGEALMGEADFGISPQVLQFVADELVQALACEVQVGVVIGGGNIFRGVSDSARGMDRVQADHMGMLATVINSLALQDAMEQRDVPTRVMSAISVPQAAEPYIRRRAVRHMEKNRLVIFAAGTGNPFFSTDTAAALRAKEIGAEVLLKATKVDGIYDCDPVKNPGANKLELLTYDDVLTRHLKFMDATAISLAGDNDLPVIVFDLMKPGNIRRVLMGEQLGSRVEG from the coding sequence GTGGCGCGAAAAGCCGCCTATAATCGGGTGCTTCTCAAGATCAGCGGCGAGGCGCTGATGGGCGAGGCCGACTTTGGCATCTCGCCCCAGGTGCTGCAGTTCGTGGCCGATGAATTGGTCCAGGCCCTGGCCTGCGAGGTGCAGGTTGGCGTGGTCATCGGCGGCGGCAACATCTTCCGCGGCGTCAGCGACAGCGCCCGCGGCATGGACCGCGTGCAGGCCGACCACATGGGCATGCTGGCCACGGTGATCAACTCGCTGGCCCTGCAAGACGCCATGGAGCAGCGCGACGTGCCCACCAGGGTCATGAGCGCCATCAGCGTGCCCCAGGCCGCCGAGCCCTACATCCGCCGCCGCGCCGTGCGTCACATGGAAAAAAACCGCCTGGTCATCTTCGCCGCCGGCACGGGCAACCCCTTTTTCAGCACCGACACCGCCGCGGCCCTGCGGGCCAAGGAGATCGGCGCGGAGGTGCTTTTGAAGGCCACCAAGGTCGACGGCATCTACGACTGCGACCCGGTGAAAAACCCCGGCGCCAACAAGCTGGAGCTGCTGACCTACGACGACGTGCTGACCCGGCACCTCAAGTTCATGGACGCCACGGCCATTTCGCTGGCCGGCGACAATGACCTGCCGGTCATCGTATTCGACCTGATGAAGCCCGGCAACATCCGGCGGGTGCTCATGGGCGAGCAGCTCGGCTCCCGCGTGGAGGGATGA
- a CDS encoding isoprenyl transferase, producing the protein MTKEPNLSDLESRLDKSSLPRHVAVIMDGNGRWAQRQGLPRVRGHEAGAESVRAVVRTCRRLGVEALTLYAFSEENWARPKAEVAALWKLLGRFLKQERAEMLAQGIRLNAIGSLHKLPTATAQALRKVMADTAGGRQMVLTLALSYGGRQELTEAAHRLCRRVAAGQLRPEDVDEAAVAASLYTHDLPDVDFLIRTSGELRVSNFLLWQMAYAEFYFTELHFPDFREAALVEALTEYARRQRRFGQTGQQVEEAARGR; encoded by the coding sequence ATGACCAAGGAGCCAAACCTGAGCGACCTGGAGTCGCGGCTGGACAAAAGCAGCCTGCCCCGCCACGTGGCCGTGATCATGGACGGCAACGGCCGCTGGGCCCAGCGTCAGGGCCTGCCCCGCGTGCGCGGCCACGAGGCCGGCGCCGAAAGCGTGCGCGCGGTGGTGCGCACCTGCCGCCGCCTGGGCGTCGAAGCCCTGACCCTCTACGCCTTCAGCGAGGAAAACTGGGCCCGGCCCAAGGCCGAGGTGGCCGCCCTGTGGAAGCTGCTGGGCCGTTTCCTCAAGCAGGAGCGGGCCGAGATGCTCGCCCAGGGCATCCGCCTCAACGCCATCGGCTCTTTGCACAAGCTGCCCACGGCCACCGCCCAGGCCCTGCGAAAGGTCATGGCCGACACCGCCGGCGGTCGCCAGATGGTCCTGACCCTGGCCCTTTCCTATGGCGGCCGGCAAGAGCTGACCGAGGCCGCCCACCGCTTGTGTAGACGCGTGGCCGCTGGCCAACTGCGGCCCGAGGACGTCGACGAGGCGGCCGTGGCCGCCAGCCTGTACACCCACGATCTGCCCGATGTCGATTTTCTCATCCGCACCAGCGGCGAACTGCGCGTGAGCAACTTTTTGCTGTGGCAGATGGCCTACGCCGAGTTCTACTTCACCGAGCTGCATTTTCCCGATTTCCGCGAGGCCGCCCTGGTCGAGGCCCTGACCGAGTACGCCCGGCGGCAGCGGCGCTTCGGCCAGACCGGCCAGCAAGTGGAGGAGGCCGCTCGTGGCCGCTGA
- the frr gene encoding ribosome recycling factor, translated as MSVIDDTKNEAKERMHKAIEALKRDFSRVRTGRATPTILDGVRADYYGQPTPLNQMAGISVPEARLIVIQPWDPKSCELIEKAILASDLGLTPQSDGKVVRINFPPLTQERRKDLAKLVRKMAEEAKVAVRAARRDANEMLKEFKKEGEISEDDAFRGQEEIQKTTDDFIKKVDETLAEKEKEIMEF; from the coding sequence ATGAGCGTGATCGACGACACCAAAAACGAAGCCAAGGAACGCATGCACAAGGCCATCGAGGCCCTCAAGCGCGATTTCAGCCGCGTGCGCACCGGTCGGGCCACGCCCACCATCCTCGACGGCGTGCGCGCCGATTACTACGGCCAGCCCACGCCGCTCAACCAGATGGCCGGCATCTCGGTGCCCGAGGCCCGGCTGATCGTGATCCAGCCGTGGGATCCCAAGAGCTGCGAGCTCATCGAAAAGGCCATCCTGGCCAGCGATCTGGGCCTGACGCCCCAGAGCGACGGCAAGGTCGTGCGCATCAATTTCCCGCCCCTGACCCAGGAGCGCCGCAAGGACTTGGCCAAGCTCGTGCGCAAGATGGCCGAGGAGGCCAAGGTGGCCGTGCGCGCCGCCCGCCGCGACGCCAACGAGATGCTCAAGGAATTCAAGAAGGAAGGCGAAATCAGCGAGGACGACGCCTTCCGCGGCCAAGAGGAAATCCAAAAGACCACCGACGACTTCATCAAGAAAGTCGACGAGACGTTGGCCGAAAAAGAAAAAGAAATCATGGAGTTCTAG
- the rpsB gene encoding 30S ribosomal protein S2, translated as MAYVTMRQLLEAGVHFGHHTGRWNPKMRGYIFGARNGIHIVDLQKTVKLFRDAYDAVVKAVSRGGDVLFVGTKRQAADIVMEEARRCGMYYVNHRWLGGMLTNFQTIKKSIDRYKWLEGIIADGTIDNYPKKEAIGLRRELEKLELNLGGIKDMTRLPSVIFIVDIRKERIAVSEAKRLGIPTVAIVDTNCDPDNIDYVIPGNDDAIRAIRLMCSKVAEATMEGLALRDQRGADRAARADGVDMQMEVPGLTVGRADEEGGPEIIRKGDGPEA; from the coding sequence ATGGCTTATGTCACCATGAGGCAGCTTCTGGAGGCGGGCGTCCACTTCGGCCACCACACCGGCCGCTGGAACCCCAAGATGCGCGGCTATATCTTCGGCGCGCGCAACGGCATCCACATTGTCGACCTCCAGAAGACCGTCAAGCTTTTCCGCGACGCCTACGACGCGGTGGTCAAGGCCGTGTCCCGGGGCGGCGACGTGCTCTTCGTGGGCACCAAGCGCCAGGCCGCCGACATCGTCATGGAAGAAGCCAGGCGCTGCGGCATGTACTACGTCAACCACCGTTGGTTGGGCGGCATGCTCACCAACTTCCAGACGATCAAAAAATCCATCGACCGCTACAAGTGGCTCGAGGGCATCATCGCCGACGGCACCATCGACAACTACCCCAAGAAAGAGGCCATCGGGCTGCGCCGCGAGCTGGAGAAGCTGGAGCTCAACCTGGGCGGCATCAAGGACATGACCCGGCTGCCCTCGGTCATCTTCATCGTCGACATCCGCAAGGAGCGCATCGCCGTCAGCGAGGCCAAACGACTGGGCATCCCCACCGTGGCCATCGTCGACACCAACTGCGACCCCGACAACATCGACTACGTCATCCCCGGCAACGATGACGCCATCCGGGCTATCCGCCTGATGTGCTCCAAGGTCGCCGAGGCCACCATGGAGGGCCTGGCCCTGCGCGATCAGCGCGGCGCCGATCGGGCCGCCCGCGCCGATGGCGTGGACATGCAGATGGAAGTGCCAGGGCTGACCGTGGGCCGCGCCGACGAAGAAGGCGGCCCCGAGATCATCCGCAAAGGCGACGGCCCGGAGGCCTGA
- the murA gene encoding UDP-N-acetylglucosamine 1-carboxyvinyltransferase, with translation MDKLIIEGGRPLVGRVRVSGAKNATLPLMAACLLTGGRNRLRNVPNLRDVGTMAALLRELGAHVDERPGELTIDTARAEGDECPYELVKTMRASVLALGPMVARSGRGRVSLPGGCAIGERPIDQHLKGLEAMGCRIELEGGYVQARAKRLKGAEITFDLITVTGTENIMMAATLAQGRTVLRNAAREPEVVDLAQALNGAGARIEGAGDSIVTIDGVDGLGSIDHAVMPDRIEAGTFMMAAGVTRGELTIENAQMEHLTAVVAKLKEAGLRFQQTPKGLVVSARRAPRPVSVITGPYPGFPTDLQAQFMALMTLCNGSAVIQETIFENRLMHVPELRRLGAEIECGGNTAVVKGVRKLSGAPVMATDLRASACLVLAGLAAGGQTHISRVYHLDRGYERIDQKLINAGATVRRESEPGPGKAH, from the coding sequence ATGGATAAGCTGATCATCGAGGGCGGCCGGCCGCTGGTGGGCCGGGTGCGCGTCAGCGGGGCCAAGAACGCCACCTTGCCGCTGATGGCCGCCTGCCTGCTCACCGGCGGGCGCAACCGCCTGCGCAATGTGCCCAACCTGCGCGACGTGGGCACCATGGCCGCGTTGTTGCGTGAACTGGGCGCCCACGTGGATGAAAGGCCCGGCGAACTGACCATCGACACCGCCCGCGCCGAGGGCGACGAGTGCCCCTACGAGTTGGTCAAGACCATGCGGGCCTCGGTGCTGGCCCTGGGGCCGATGGTGGCCCGCTCGGGTCGGGGCCGTGTCAGCCTGCCCGGCGGCTGCGCCATTGGCGAGCGGCCCATCGATCAGCACCTCAAGGGCCTGGAGGCCATGGGCTGCCGCATCGAGTTGGAGGGCGGCTATGTCCAGGCCAGGGCCAAGCGGCTTAAAGGGGCCGAGATCACCTTTGATCTGATCACCGTCACCGGCACCGAAAACATCATGATGGCCGCCACCCTGGCCCAGGGCCGCACGGTGCTGCGCAACGCCGCCCGCGAGCCCGAGGTCGTCGATCTGGCCCAGGCCCTCAACGGGGCCGGGGCGCGCATCGAGGGCGCGGGCGACTCCATCGTGACCATCGACGGCGTCGATGGCTTGGGGTCCATCGATCACGCCGTGATGCCCGACCGCATCGAGGCCGGCACTTTCATGATGGCCGCCGGCGTGACCAGGGGCGAGTTGACCATCGAAAACGCCCAGATGGAGCACCTGACCGCCGTGGTGGCCAAGCTCAAGGAGGCGGGCCTGCGCTTTCAGCAGACGCCCAAGGGCCTGGTGGTCAGCGCCCGCCGCGCGCCCAGGCCGGTCAGTGTGATCACCGGGCCGTATCCGGGCTTTCCCACCGATCTACAGGCCCAGTTCATGGCCTTGATGACCCTGTGCAACGGCAGCGCCGTGATTCAGGAGACGATCTTTGAAAACCGCCTGATGCACGTGCCGGAGCTGCGCCGCCTGGGGGCCGAGATCGAGTGCGGCGGCAACACCGCCGTGGTCAAGGGCGTGCGCAAGCTCTCGGGCGCGCCGGTGATGGCCACCGACCTGCGGGCCTCGGCCTGCCTGGTGCTGGCCGGCCTGGCCGCCGGCGGCCAGACGCACATCAGCCGGGTTTATCACCTGGACCGGGGCTACGAGCGCATCGACCAGAAACTGATCAACGCCGGGGCCACGGTGCGCCGCGAGTCGGAGCCGGGGCCGGGCAAGGCGCACTGA
- a CDS encoding phosphatidate cytidylyltransferase encodes MAAEPVKSRWADLGLRVATGLVLFVGIVLLIMLAPLAALAGLVALVAMLGMGELLRMTTAGRWGLAEFAALGLAAALPLCALLGGAGLAAGLLVALLASSIAAVLAGDDLDLAWDKMTRRFWDVAYCGGLLACVLPLAALPGGRVLVIFCIISVAAADVGAYFAGHQFGRRKLAPRISPGKTIEGLIGGALLSFAVGGAFAALWLADTIWWLGGLVGLVLGLVSVGGDLLESSLKRQAGVKDSSGLLPGHGGVLDRIDGHVTAFPLFLLIRVIWW; translated from the coding sequence GTGGCCGCTGAGCCCGTCAAATCCCGCTGGGCCGACCTGGGCCTGCGCGTGGCCACGGGGCTGGTGCTGTTTGTGGGCATCGTGCTGCTGATCATGCTGGCCCCGCTGGCGGCGCTTGCCGGGCTGGTGGCGCTGGTGGCGATGCTGGGCATGGGCGAGCTGCTGCGCATGACCACGGCCGGTCGCTGGGGCCTGGCGGAGTTCGCCGCGCTGGGCCTGGCCGCGGCCTTGCCGCTGTGCGCGCTGTTGGGCGGGGCCGGGTTGGCCGCCGGGCTGCTGGTGGCGCTGCTGGCCAGCTCGATCGCGGCGGTGTTGGCCGGCGACGACCTGGACCTGGCCTGGGACAAGATGACCCGCCGTTTCTGGGACGTGGCCTATTGCGGCGGTTTGCTGGCCTGCGTGTTGCCCCTGGCGGCCTTGCCCGGCGGCCGGGTGCTGGTGATCTTTTGCATCATCAGCGTGGCCGCCGCCGACGTGGGGGCCTATTTCGCCGGGCATCAATTTGGCCGGCGCAAGCTGGCCCCGCGCATCTCGCCGGGCAAGACCATCGAAGGCCTGATCGGCGGGGCGCTGCTGTCTTTCGCGGTGGGCGGGGCCTTCGCGGCGCTGTGGCTGGCCGACACTATCTGGTGGTTGGGCGGCCTGGTGGGCCTGGTTCTGGGCCTGGTCAGCGTGGGCGGCGATCTGCTGGAGTCTTCGCTCAAGCGCCAGGCCGGCGTCAAGGACTCCAGCGGCCTGCTGCCCGGCCACGGCGGCGTGCTCGACCGCATCGACGGCCACGTCACCGCCTTTCCGCTGTTTCTGCTGATCCGGGTGATCTGGTGGTGA
- the prfA gene encoding peptide chain release factor 1 encodes MAMSPDLKARLEEVEARFNAVERELADPNIVANQENFMKRSKEHAELSQLVECFRSYNKYEQELEQNRLLMADDDEELAALAGVEVEQAETALVDLEQRMRLLLLPQDPRDEKNVVLEIRAGTGGDEAALFAAELLRMYLRYAELKRWKTEILSQHPTNAGGFKEVIALITGRGAYSQLKYESGAHRVQRVPATESQGRVHTSAVTVAVLPEADEVEVDIKPEELRIDYFRSSGPGGQHVNTTDSAVRITHLPTGLVVSCQDEKSQHKNKAKALKVLAARLLEKMEQEQQAALAANRRSQVGSGDRSERIRTYNFPQGRVTDHRIGLTIYKLEEVLVGELELIIPHLVAYFQAEALKSSAA; translated from the coding sequence TCGTCGCCAACCAGGAAAATTTCATGAAACGAAGCAAGGAACACGCTGAGCTTTCGCAGCTTGTGGAGTGTTTCCGATCATATAACAAATACGAGCAGGAGCTGGAGCAGAACCGCCTGCTGATGGCCGACGACGACGAGGAGTTGGCCGCCCTGGCCGGCGTCGAGGTCGAGCAGGCCGAGACGGCCCTGGTCGATCTGGAGCAACGCATGCGCCTGCTGCTTTTGCCCCAGGATCCCCGCGACGAAAAAAACGTCGTGCTGGAGATCCGGGCTGGCACGGGTGGCGACGAGGCGGCGCTGTTCGCCGCCGAGCTGTTGCGCATGTATCTGCGCTATGCCGAGCTCAAGCGCTGGAAAACCGAGATACTTTCCCAGCATCCGACCAACGCCGGCGGCTTCAAGGAAGTCATCGCCCTGATCACTGGCCGGGGGGCCTACAGCCAGCTGAAGTATGAATCGGGCGCGCACCGCGTGCAGCGGGTGCCGGCCACAGAGAGCCAGGGCCGGGTGCACACCTCGGCGGTGACGGTGGCGGTGCTGCCCGAGGCCGACGAGGTGGAGGTCGACATCAAGCCCGAGGAGCTGCGCATCGACTATTTCCGTTCGTCGGGCCCCGGCGGCCAGCACGTCAACACCACCGACAGCGCCGTGCGCATCACCCACCTGCCCACCGGTTTGGTGGTCAGCTGCCAGGACGAAAAGAGCCAGCACAAGAACAAGGCCAAGGCCCTCAAGGTGTTGGCCGCCCGCCTGTTGGAAAAGATGGAGCAGGAACAGCAAGCCGCCCTGGCCGCCAACCGCCGCAGCCAAGTCGGTTCGGGCGACCGCTCCGAACGCATCCGCACCTACAACTTCCCCCAGGGCCGCGTCACCGATCATCGCATCGGCCTGACCATCTACAAGCTCGAGGAGGTGCTGGTGGGCGAATTGGAGCTGATCATCCCCCATCTGGTGGCGTACTTCCAGGCCGAGGCCCTGAAGTCGTCCGCGGCGTGA
- the prmC gene encoding peptide chain release factor N(5)-glutamine methyltransferase, giving the protein MEELWTIRRLGQWATEYLTRHGVESPRSSAELLLSQVLGLERIGLYLDFDRPLTKDELAGFKALLLRRRAHEPVAYIRGKREFFGLELAVGPGVLIPRPETELLVERGVALLAQAERPKILDLCTGGGAVALALASQLPTARVLACDISAQALAYARQNAQALGLEERVSFLQGPLWEPVAATGGFFDLITANPPYVTSGEWPCLPPDVRDHEPRLALEAGPEGLDVIGPIIVGSRAFLRPLAWLLVEIGAGQGPAVMALAQAAGIFSRIELLRDLAGMDRVLACERGDYG; this is encoded by the coding sequence ATGGAGGAACTCTGGACCATCCGCCGGCTGGGCCAGTGGGCCACGGAATACCTGACCCGCCACGGGGTGGAGTCGCCGCGATCCTCGGCCGAGCTGTTGCTGTCCCAGGTTCTGGGCCTGGAGCGCATCGGGCTCTACCTTGATTTCGACCGGCCGCTGACCAAGGACGAACTGGCTGGTTTTAAAGCGCTTTTGCTGCGCCGTCGCGCCCACGAGCCGGTGGCCTACATCCGTGGCAAGCGCGAATTTTTTGGCCTGGAGCTGGCCGTGGGGCCGGGCGTGCTGATCCCCCGGCCCGAGACCGAGCTTTTGGTCGAGCGCGGCGTGGCCCTGCTGGCCCAGGCCGAGCGGCCCAAGATCCTCGACCTGTGCACCGGTGGCGGGGCGGTGGCCCTGGCCCTGGCCAGCCAACTGCCCACGGCCCGCGTGCTGGCCTGCGACATCTCGGCCCAGGCCCTGGCCTACGCCCGGCAAAACGCCCAGGCCCTGGGCCTGGAGGAGCGCGTGAGCTTCCTGCAAGGCCCGCTGTGGGAGCCGGTGGCGGCCACGGGCGGCTTTTTCGATCTGATCACCGCCAACCCGCCCTATGTGACCAGCGGCGAGTGGCCGTGCCTGCCGCCGGACGTGCGCGATCACGAACCGCGCCTGGCCCTGGAGGCCGGGCCCGAGGGCCTGGACGTGATCGGGCCGATCATCGTCGGCAGCCGGGCATTTTTGCGGCCGCTGGCCTGGCTGTTGGTGGAGATCGGCGCGGGACAGGGGCCGGCCGTGATGGCCCTGGCCCAGGCGGCGGGCATTTTTTCGCGCATCGAGTTGCTGAGGGATCTGGCGGGCATGGACCGGGTCTTGGCCTGTGAAAGGGGAGACTATGGATAA